The genomic interval TTATATAATTTGGCCTGTATAATTCTGATCATGTGTGGATAATAGAAAAttgataataaattaaaagttgcacaccattttttttaaagtcatacaAGTTACTCCTTTGTATAGTTCTCTCACCacctaaaatatctttttatgtaaatcttaaaaaaaaaaaaaaaaaagcccaagttaaaattacagcaaaatgAAAGACTGCAAACGTTTACAGAAATTGTTCtggcagtttttctttttgtttttcttagcgATGTTTGTGTTCGTCTCTCAAGTCTTTTACAAGCAATAACAGTGAGCCAGTCCTGCGTGTGTAATTGGATCTGGATCCTGCTCTGAATGCagagaagtggaagaaaagtgACAAGGTGTGATTAGGTATCCCCTGAATCACACTGGCTGTTTGTTGGCAGATGGCTCTTTTGTCAAACTAATTTGTTCAACAGAATAACCAGGTCGATAATTACATGCTGCTTTTGAGGCTGTTGGAgctattgttgtatttttcacaaaaaaaaaaaatccaaatagtGGAAACTAAGGAAACAGAATGAATGTAACCTCAGGCAAATGTCTCCTCCCCACcccctttcatttattttacactttacaCTTGGTTTGTAACACACTGGCATATAGAATGTAACCACCGAAAGCAAAACTCCAATGCAAATCAATCTTTTTCCAGCTTAGGAcacttttgaatatttaaaaaaaacgtaTACCTTTTCATGGCAGGTCTACATGAATGGTTCAGTTGCGTCAGATTAGTGCACTAATCACGGAAGCAAATACACATGTTAGGGTATTAGGAGTTCTGAGCGGAAAGGGGTGTGACGAGGGTGTTGGGTTTCATCTCAAACCACCTGGTGAAGGGACTCTTAAGGAGCGCTGTCTCAGAGTGCCAGCGCACAATAGAGTATTCAGTCCCACAGAAAGGCCTTCTACCAACTGCTCATCCGTTTTGGGGAAGTTCAAGTCTTTAATTTTGGATGGAGAGCAGGATCAGACAACTCTCTTTGGCCGGACAGCCCCCCGGGCCGCTTGGAGGACTCCCGATGGCCCCTTCCCTCCTGCGTCACCCACCGCTTTTTCTCCGTGCCTGCAACCCTGCGCTGGAGAGGGGCTACCCGAGGACCCCAAAGTGCGCCAGGTGTAGGAACCACGGCGTAGTCTCAGCGCTGAAGGGCCACAAGCGCTTCTGCCGCTGGAGAGACTGCGTGTGCGCAAAGTGCACCCTGATCGCGGAGCGGCAGCGGGTGATGGCGGCGCAGGTGGCACTCAGGAGGCAGCAGGCTCAGGAGGAGAACGAAGCGCGGGAAATTCGACTTATCTACCCTGGCCCAGGCATCGGAGGGCAGGCGGGGATCAGTCAGGGTCCGGTGGTAGGGCGCGGAGTGCCAGCGGCGAGCGGCAACACGCCACCAGCTCCATGTTTTGACGTTTTTGGCGCTCAGAACCATAACGAGGGTGGGTTTTACGCGGATATTCTGAATTATTAAGCATAACctgaagttattattattagttataaCTTCGTACTACACagattgtatatttttttggtaCTACCATAGCAATAGTTTACCAAGCAAAGGGTAAAAGTTGCGTAAAGTATATATTATTGGATTAAGAGTTTTGTCCTTGTACTGTGTTTCCAGTACAAGGACAGAATGGCACAGCGGTGCCAATTCAAGGGTGTTCGAGGCCTTAcgcaaaattttatttgagaGCACTATCACAATTGTTATTTTGGGTGCAGAGGTGAGTGAGTCAGAGAGGaactctaaaacattttattttcgtTCATCGTTAAAGTAGCTATGCAGTTAGTGTGCTTGAGATCTGCTCTGAAGTTAGATATGAACAAGAGGAGGCATTAAATAAGAATTGAAATGTGACTGTTATAATAACTTTCAAATAAACAGGTCTTATTAAGTTTTGTATACAATTAGTGTATTTGTGAAACTGTCCTAAATCCAAGGCCCCAGTAGCAGTAGCTTACACTTCACTTATCAAACTCCTCTTTTCTCCACTGTGTTTCAGATGACAAAGTGAGCAAATACAGCATTTGCAGTGGATTTCTGGGTCAGCCACTCTTCACGCCCCGGGTGCCCTCTCCAAGTGAAGGAAAGGATCTGTCTCCCGGCAAGGACAACAACTCTTCACTCGCCAGTGATAGTGGAAGTCCATCACCGCCATCTGATCAGCTCTCAGATAACACTCAGAGTCCTCAGAGGTCACTTTCGCCCTCTGATCCAGAGTCCGGCAGTGAGTCAGAGAAACCCAAAGACTTCCCGAATCTGGACCGTGACCCTGCTGACATCATGGCCAAGATCTTCCCCCATAAGAAGCGAGACGCTCTGGAGTCCATGGTGAGAACATGTAAAGGGGACATTGTGAAATCCATCGAGCTGGTTCTGAACtctaaggagaaaaaaactgacGCTGGCAGTTTGTCTCCGTCTCGTCTGCAGAGTTCAGTGTTC from Gambusia affinis linkage group LG18, SWU_Gaff_1.0, whole genome shotgun sequence carries:
- the LOC122820600 gene encoding doublesex- and mab-3-related transcription factor A1-like isoform X2, with the protein product MESRIRQLSLAGQPPGPLGGLPMAPSLLRHPPLFLRACNPALERGYPRTPKCARCRNHGVVSALKGHKRFCRWRDCVCAKCTLIAERQRVMAAQVALRRQQAQEENEAREIRLIYPGPGIGGQAGISQGPVVGRGVPAASGNTPPAPCFDVFGAQNHNEDDKVSKYSICSGFLGQPLFTPRVPSPSEGKDLSPGKDNNSSLASDSGSPSPPSDQLSDNTQSPQRSLSPSDPESGSESEKPKDFPNLDRDPADIMAKIFPHKKRDALESMSSVFKPAAGLPGVLGSSGTKSAFSPLHVHPAPGGDSLYGLSPHLGVSPLRLAYSSASGGLGGFMSPYMTSGLMPLLTLRPPLDSHSLPGMIRDFSYIQSKDSLCSTTGLYTRLNNDK
- the LOC122820600 gene encoding doublesex- and mab-3-related transcription factor A1-like isoform X1, with product MESRIRQLSLAGQPPGPLGGLPMAPSLLRHPPLFLRACNPALERGYPRTPKCARCRNHGVVSALKGHKRFCRWRDCVCAKCTLIAERQRVMAAQVALRRQQAQEENEAREIRLIYPGPGIGGQAGISQGPVVGRGVPAASGNTPPAPCFDVFGAQNHNEDDKVSKYSICSGFLGQPLFTPRVPSPSEGKDLSPGKDNNSSLASDSGSPSPPSDQLSDNTQSPQRSLSPSDPESGSESEKPKDFPNLDRDPADIMAKIFPHKKRDALESMVRTCKGDIVKSIELVLNSKEKKTDAGSLSPSRLQSSVFKPAAGLPGVLGSSGTKSAFSPLHVHPAPGGDSLYGLSPHLGVSPLRLAYSSASGGLGGFMSPYMTSGLMPLLTLRPPLDSHSLPGMIRDFSYIQSKDSLCSTTGLYTRLNNDK